Proteins encoded within one genomic window of Lysinibacillus louembei:
- a CDS encoding tyrosine-type recombinase/integrase yields the protein MTKKKGIFDINLANQFISSTNSVKKKEEKREGVTMEQALSTILRQMEVEGCRERTLYDYRTITINFMHNTDAVYLDDITETVIRDWLGTMKVKNSTRLTRLKCFKAFLSRCYDNGWIKFKYWKNIKIRVDTAIKEGATDDEVNLLLSVLDYSKFLDLRNACAILLMYRAGLRIGTISLMRERHIDFENMQLKLDGDVMKNHKGLILPIDKQLAYLLTVLINQNEAIRREYSQDNDLLFITMKGTSTINSITSNSIKQQLYKYTKQFGIKNINPHALRRGFASNLYKKSNDILLVSKALGHADLSVTTKYLHADLQNVADDVRKYFEFN from the coding sequence ATGACGAAAAAGAAAGGGATATTTGATATTAATTTAGCGAATCAGTTTATTTCATCTACAAATTCAGTTAAAAAGAAGGAAGAGAAAAGAGAAGGCGTTACAATGGAACAAGCTTTAAGCACTATACTAAGACAAATGGAAGTAGAAGGCTGTAGAGAACGAACATTGTATGATTATCGAACAATTACAATCAATTTTATGCACAATACAGATGCAGTTTATCTTGATGATATTACAGAAACGGTTATTCGAGATTGGTTAGGCACAATGAAGGTTAAAAACTCTACTCGCTTAACACGTTTAAAGTGCTTTAAAGCCTTTTTATCACGTTGCTATGATAATGGGTGGATTAAGTTTAAATATTGGAAAAACATTAAAATACGAGTTGATACAGCTATTAAAGAAGGGGCTACAGATGATGAAGTAAATCTTTTATTATCTGTACTAGATTACTCTAAATTTTTAGATTTAAGAAATGCATGTGCTATTTTGTTAATGTATCGAGCAGGCTTGCGAATTGGAACTATCTCACTTATGCGTGAACGTCATATTGACTTTGAAAATATGCAGTTAAAGCTAGATGGTGACGTAATGAAGAATCACAAAGGCTTAATACTTCCAATTGATAAGCAACTTGCTTATTTACTAACTGTATTAATTAATCAAAATGAAGCAATAAGACGTGAATACAGCCAAGACAACGATTTACTGTTTATAACAATGAAAGGTACTTCTACTATTAATTCAATTACTTCTAATTCTATTAAACAGCAATTGTATAAATATACTAAGCAGTTTGGTATTAAAAATATTAATCCACATGCATTAAGGCGTGGCTTTGCATCTAATTTGTATAAGAAAAGCAATGACATATTATTAGTATCAAAGGCTTTAGGTCATGCAGATTTATCTGTAACAACTAAGTATTTACATGCAGACTTGCAGAATGTTGCAGATGACGTTAGAAAGTATTTTGAGTTTAATTAG
- a CDS encoding DEAD/DEAH box helicase: protein MKVTDFIGNKYKSWSAGDMVSIASGTGSGKSYFVQNVLAEYAKQNGELILYLVPRKKLKEQIEAKLKKEGITNITVKMYQTVEAKCNNHGNNNGWLEVYKYIVCDESHYFTNDANFNDYTDMSLKHLLSTSHAITLFLSATGETLLNYVKRFYKERKLIKYPDEYPLSQDYGFVGNLSAYQSDEQLYKAMDWLLKNNYKTMVFIQSDRRAYQLFKKYEQHATFVCGVNSDYVEFVDNEKVDTIVNEERFETLFLIATSALDVGVNIVDLDVQHIIIDMLDTDTFLQCLGRKRLSDEVEEKVRLLFKNYSNIQLGGYISKEAERVKSGKLFYGTVKSTKGKHTKLSDIFYIDSSGNVKVNNMKYVKAAVNLISYQKYVQKPNGYLEEIKSLMDYQEKIYIRDYLEDKNAKLAILEENIDNKFSSEEAKELLEKLFLKNSKTKKVIKSISTANREMVILGYPYEFIESKEYIIDSNGQKKQRRIYTLHRVRQNSL from the coding sequence ATGAAAGTAACAGATTTTATTGGAAACAAGTATAAGAGTTGGAGCGCAGGTGATATGGTCAGTATCGCTAGTGGAACAGGAAGTGGGAAAAGCTACTTTGTTCAAAATGTTCTAGCTGAATATGCTAAACAAAATGGTGAGCTAATTTTATATCTTGTTCCAAGAAAAAAGCTAAAAGAGCAGATTGAAGCTAAACTTAAAAAAGAAGGAATAACAAATATTACTGTTAAAATGTATCAAACTGTTGAAGCTAAGTGTAATAATCATGGAAATAATAATGGTTGGCTAGAAGTTTACAAATACATTGTTTGTGATGAATCACACTACTTTACTAATGACGCAAATTTCAATGATTATACAGACATGTCGTTGAAACATCTTTTATCAACCTCTCATGCAATCACGCTGTTTTTAAGTGCTACAGGTGAAACATTACTAAACTATGTTAAGCGCTTTTACAAAGAGAGAAAGCTCATTAAATACCCTGATGAATACCCTTTAAGTCAAGACTATGGTTTTGTTGGTAACCTTTCAGCTTATCAATCTGACGAGCAATTATACAAGGCTATGGATTGGTTGCTTAAAAACAATTATAAAACAATGGTTTTTATTCAAAGTGACAGAAGGGCATATCAACTTTTCAAAAAATATGAGCAACACGCTACATTTGTCTGTGGGGTAAATAGTGATTACGTTGAGTTTGTTGATAATGAAAAGGTTGATACAATTGTCAATGAAGAAAGGTTTGAAACGCTTTTTTTGATTGCTACCTCTGCACTTGATGTTGGTGTAAACATTGTAGATTTAGATGTACAACACATTATTATTGATATGCTTGATACAGACACATTCCTTCAATGTCTTGGGAGGAAACGCTTATCCGATGAAGTTGAGGAAAAAGTAAGACTTCTATTTAAAAATTATTCTAACATACAATTAGGTGGTTATATATCTAAGGAAGCCGAAAGAGTTAAATCAGGCAAACTGTTCTATGGAACTGTCAAATCAACCAAAGGTAAGCATACGAAATTGAGTGACATTTTTTACATTGACAGCTCAGGTAATGTGAAAGTTAATAACATGAAGTATGTTAAAGCAGCAGTAAATTTAATAAGTTATCAAAAGTATGTACAGAAGCCAAATGGGTATCTTGAAGAGATTAAATCCCTCATGGATTATCAAGAAAAGATATATATTCGAGATTATCTTGAGGATAAAAATGCTAAGTTAGCAATACTAGAAGAAAATATTGACAATAAGTTTTCTTCTGAGGAAGCCAAAGAACTTTTGGAGAAATTATTTTTGAAAAATAGCAAGACTAAAAAGGTAATAAAGAGTATCTCGACAGCTAACAGAGAGATGGTTATTTTAGGTTATCCTTATGAATTTATTGAATCCAAAGAATATATTATAGATTCTAATGGACAGAAAAAACAGCGCAGAATCTACACCTTGCATCGTGTAAGACAGAATAGTCTATAA
- a CDS encoding helix-turn-helix domain-containing protein produces MSTNQRVKEIRLALNLSQAKFATAIAISNGYIAGIELGNRKVNDRLIKLICSTFNVNENWLKNGEGDMFKNPADTKFEMAMNVFKELNPDYQEFVLKQIDELLKIQNKK; encoded by the coding sequence TTGTCTACCAATCAACGTGTTAAGGAAATTAGATTAGCTTTAAATTTGTCACAAGCAAAGTTTGCTACAGCTATCGCAATATCCAATGGTTACATAGCAGGCATAGAATTAGGAAATCGAAAAGTAAATGACCGCCTTATAAAGCTTATTTGTTCTACTTTTAATGTGAATGAAAATTGGTTAAAAAATGGGGAAGGCGATATGTTCAAAAATCCCGCTGATACTAAGTTTGAAATGGCAATGAATGTTTTCAAAGAACTGAATCCTGATTATCAAGAATTTGTTTTAAAGCAGATTGATGAACTATTGAAAATCCAAAATAAGAAGTAG
- a CDS encoding recombinase family protein, whose protein sequence is MTETKTFGYVRVSTKEQNADRQTVEMKKLKINERDIFIDKASGKDFDRPQYQALKAQLRKGDLVYISSLDRLGRNSDAIKKEWEEITREIGADMVVLDMPLLDTRKYKDTMGNFVANLVLQVLTFMAQSEREKILARQKEGIAVAKAQGKHLGRPQLNLNTLTKQQRADLEANYTTWKAKEITSVQFMEILGLKKNSFYKIISEYEESK, encoded by the coding sequence ATGACAGAAACAAAAACATTCGGCTATGTTCGTGTGTCAACTAAGGAGCAGAACGCAGACCGACAAACAGTAGAAATGAAGAAATTAAAAATCAACGAGCGTGACATTTTCATTGATAAAGCGAGTGGTAAAGATTTTGACCGTCCCCAATATCAAGCACTTAAAGCCCAACTACGCAAAGGTGACCTAGTTTATATTAGTTCCCTTGACCGTTTAGGACGTAACAGTGACGCAATCAAAAAAGAATGGGAAGAAATCACAAGGGAAATTGGAGCAGATATGGTTGTGCTTGATATGCCATTGCTTGATACACGCAAATATAAAGATACGATGGGAAACTTTGTTGCTAACTTAGTCTTACAGGTGCTTACATTCATGGCTCAAAGCGAACGTGAAAAGATACTAGCACGACAAAAGGAAGGAATTGCAGTTGCTAAAGCACAAGGGAAGCATTTAGGTAGACCGCAATTAAACCTTAACACTTTGACAAAGCAACAGAGAGCAGACCTTGAGGCGAACTATACAACATGGAAAGCCAAAGAAATCACAAGTGTACAATTCATGGAAATCTTAGGACTAAAAAAGAACTCGTTTTACAAGATAATCAGTGAATATGAGGAATCTAAATAG
- a CDS encoding GmrSD restriction endonuclease domain-containing protein, with the protein MKAFDPKPEVLRIEELVLKVKTGDIKLPKFQRPFVWKKKDILSLLDSIYKGYPIGSILLWFTKEKLASERNIGDFKIDDRSLEYPTNYLLDGQQRLSTLCGALFWNGSDLKSMWNIAFDLEKEVFIHPESNSKPEYLPLNKVIGTMDFINECRKIEALPNKDKYIKNAERLLQAIKDYKVAAVTIGDMTVHEVAPIFERINSTGRRLTIVDLMRAATWSGDFDLSDTIQKIREVLKPKNFEDVSEADILKNISSVMGYGINKDDMDKLRDCTSSELKNAALKCVEAYKHAVDFLTSELPITSSSYLPYGLQLTLLVEFFNICPSPTVQQRDELKKWFWRTAFSRYFASFNTAQLTKDLEEIRSFANGNTTTLNFSTPIDFKKFVFDDFKLNKANSKSLGLLLASKKPQSLLDGSVINIANVLAVINRHEYHHIFPKAYLKNTNISDKEANYHSNICLLNLINNRTISDKKPSIYFNTVLDSLGDSAADILESNFISQKALDAALVDDYSKFLELRSEDLIKQMKLLCE; encoded by the coding sequence GTGAAGGCTTTTGACCCAAAACCAGAAGTATTACGAATTGAAGAACTTGTCTTAAAAGTTAAGACAGGTGATATTAAATTACCAAAGTTTCAACGTCCGTTTGTCTGGAAGAAAAAAGACATATTAAGTCTGCTAGATAGTATTTATAAAGGCTATCCTATAGGAAGTATTTTACTTTGGTTCACTAAAGAAAAATTAGCTAGCGAAAGAAACATTGGTGATTTTAAAATTGATGATAGAAGTTTAGAATATCCTACAAATTATTTGTTAGATGGGCAACAAAGGCTTTCTACATTATGTGGTGCACTTTTTTGGAATGGCTCTGACCTAAAAAGTATGTGGAATATAGCATTTGATTTAGAAAAAGAAGTATTTATTCATCCCGAAAGTAATTCAAAACCTGAATATCTCCCTTTAAATAAAGTTATAGGAACAATGGACTTTATTAATGAATGTCGTAAAATAGAAGCTTTACCAAATAAAGATAAATATATTAAAAATGCAGAACGTTTATTACAGGCTATCAAAGATTATAAAGTCGCTGCTGTAACTATTGGTGATATGACAGTTCATGAAGTAGCTCCTATTTTTGAACGAATTAATAGTACAGGTCGTAGATTAACTATTGTTGATTTAATGCGAGCTGCTACTTGGAGTGGTGATTTCGATTTAAGTGACACTATACAGAAAATAAGAGAAGTTTTAAAACCTAAAAATTTTGAAGATGTTTCAGAAGCTGATATATTAAAAAATATTTCATCTGTAATGGGCTATGGTATTAATAAAGATGATATGGATAAATTAAGAGATTGCACTTCTTCAGAGTTGAAAAATGCCGCACTTAAATGTGTTGAAGCTTATAAACATGCTGTTGATTTTTTAACTTCTGAATTACCAATAACTTCATCTTCTTATTTACCTTATGGGCTACAACTAACCCTATTAGTAGAGTTCTTCAACATTTGTCCTAGCCCAACTGTACAGCAAAGAGATGAATTAAAAAAATGGTTTTGGCGTACTGCTTTTAGCAGATATTTCGCTTCATTTAACACCGCTCAATTAACCAAGGATTTGGAAGAAATTAGAAGTTTCGCAAATGGAAATACAACTACTCTTAATTTCTCAACGCCTATTGACTTTAAAAAATTTGTCTTTGATGATTTTAAATTAAATAAAGCCAATAGTAAGTCCTTAGGTTTATTATTAGCTTCAAAAAAGCCTCAAAGTCTACTTGATGGTTCAGTAATTAATATCGCCAATGTTTTAGCTGTAATCAACCGTCATGAATATCATCACATTTTCCCTAAAGCATATTTAAAAAACACAAATATTTCCGATAAAGAAGCAAATTATCACTCAAACATTTGCCTTTTAAATTTGATTAACAACAGAACTATTTCGGACAAAAAACCATCGATTTACTTTAATACAGTGTTAGATTCTTTAGGAGACTCTGCAGCTGATATTTTAGAAAGCAATTTTATTTCTCAAAAGGCACTTGATGCAGCTTTAGTTGACGATTATTCCAAGTTCCTTGAGTTACGTTCAGAAGATTTAATCAAGCAAATGAAATTATTATGTGAATAG
- a CDS encoding HNH endonuclease, whose product MSEKHHQLQKELHKVLLNAAKSANSIGYNPHIFNQMLANEGGYSVAKKLIHRTSTRFEKLWELNRLDLSTEAVILQEKFRPLFTKEELEIAKARLSEFGYEVEDICYDLPSLKPSGREREFNYYPEDLKGRVIYEHLLNNQTHRWLDVNILGRPETNHGRDAANILYYLGMKSDYRGVFQGKVFHEVIEILQRKGTEYDEIVRLLNVYSESEKLFEIVKSDIEAQQVEEGNRIEGTKKAYLVNKYERDPKNRKKAIEIQGLNCYACGFNFEDVYGERGTDFIEIHHIKPLSKLEEAVKINPKTDLVPLCANCHRMVHRRKDNVLNIEELKKLIIREKE is encoded by the coding sequence ATGTCTGAGAAACATCACCAATTACAAAAAGAATTACATAAGGTTTTATTAAATGCAGCGAAAAGTGCTAATAGTATAGGTTACAATCCTCATATTTTTAACCAAATGTTAGCAAATGAAGGTGGGTACTCTGTTGCGAAAAAACTGATTCATAGAACTTCTACAAGGTTTGAGAAATTATGGGAACTTAATCGATTGGATTTATCCACTGAAGCTGTGATATTACAAGAGAAATTTAGACCTTTGTTTACAAAAGAAGAGTTAGAGATTGCTAAAGCTAGATTAAGTGAATTTGGCTATGAAGTAGAAGATATATGCTATGATTTACCGTCTTTGAAACCAAGTGGTCGAGAAAGAGAGTTTAATTATTATCCTGAAGATTTAAAGGGAAGAGTTATTTATGAACATTTATTAAATAACCAAACTCATAGATGGCTTGATGTTAATATACTTGGTAGACCAGAAACTAATCATGGTAGAGATGCAGCGAACATCCTTTACTATCTAGGTATGAAATCAGATTATAGAGGCGTATTCCAAGGAAAAGTATTCCACGAAGTAATAGAAATTCTACAAAGAAAAGGGACAGAGTATGATGAAATTGTACGGTTATTAAATGTATATTCTGAATCAGAAAAGCTATTTGAGATTGTAAAATCAGATATTGAAGCTCAACAAGTGGAGGAAGGAAATCGAATAGAGGGAACTAAGAAAGCGTACTTAGTAAATAAATATGAGCGTGACCCAAAGAATCGTAAGAAAGCAATTGAGATTCAGGGATTGAATTGCTATGCTTGTGGATTTAATTTTGAAGATGTATATGGAGAACGAGGAACAGATTTTATAGAAATTCATCATATTAAACCATTAAGTAAATTAGAAGAAGCTGTAAAAATAAATCCTAAAACGGATTTAGTTCCTTTATGTGCAAATTGTCATCGAATGGTGCATAGAAGGAAGGATAATGTATTGAATATAGAAGAGTTAAAGAAATTAATAATTAGGGAGAAAGAGTAA